In the Rubrivivax gelatinosus IL144 genome, CGTCCTTCCCGGGCTACAACTACGACGTCTTCACCTCGCCGGACATCAGCTACGAGATCGACGTCACCCAGGCGCGCTACAACGTCAACGACCCGAGCCAGGGCGGCGAGCGCATCAGGAACCTGCGCTACAAGGGCCAGCCGATCGACCCGGCGCAGGAGTTCATCGTCGCCACGAACAACTACCGCGCCAACTCCAGCGCCCCGTACATCCTGGGCAGCGGCAAGAAGTTCGACATCGTCTGGGCCGCGCCCGACGCCAACCGCGAAGTGGTGCTGAACTACGTCAAGGCGCGGCAGAACCTGGTGCGCGCCAGCGACGGCGCGGCTCGCAGCTGGCAGTTCACGAAGGTCGCGACCGCCGGCAACGTGCTGTTCAAGTCGGGCAAGGACGAACTGGCGCTCGCCCAGGCCGCGGGCCTGGCCAACGTCAGCGTCTACCGCGCCGACGACAACGGCATCAACAGCGGCACCGGCAGCTACACGGTCTACCGCGTCGATCTGAGCCAGTGATCGAGAAGAACGTCTGATGCGACGGACGAGGCCACCTTCGGGTGGCCTTTTCGTTTTCGCAGGGAAGGCCGGGCCGAGGCGGGCGCGGGCCGCAGCACCCGCCCGTGCGACGCGCCCGCTGCCATCGTGCAGCAGCTAGAAGCCGAGCTCGTGGACGAAGACCGCGCGCGTGGGCACGAGCACGGAGAAAGCCCTGGAACACGAAGTACGGTCTTCGGTGGGCCGGTCGAAGTGCGCCGTTCATGTTCCCGGCTTGCATGCGCGGGGGGTGGCTGGCGACGCCGAGTTCATCGTGTCGGGAGACCACGGCTCGCTTGCGTGCCTCAGCGACTGATGACGAGCGCCAGCAACATGACGGCGGCAGCCAACAGCAGGAAGATCGCCCGAACCGTCCATCGGGCAGCGCGAGTGCGATCACCGCCAAGCAGGTGAATCTGACCCCAACGACCAACGGAGAACTTCTTCATGTTCCGCCTGGCGAAGCGATTCGCCTGCTCCGTCGGAAGAATCCGATCCCGTTAGAAGGCTGCACAAGAACGTTGCAGCTGCCGCGGAGCGATTTCCGCAACGGAATCAAAGAGTTGGATGGTCGGGGTGACACGATTCGAACGTGCGACCCACTGCTCCCAAAGCAGTTGCGCTACCAGGCTGCGCTACACCCCGAAGCTGTCGATTGTAGCCGTCGCCCCTTGCGCGGCCGCTCGCCGCCCTGGGGGGTCAGATCAACTCGGCGGGCGCCGGCAGCTGCAGCTGCCGCGCGACGTCCATGCACTGGCGGATGTGCTGTTCGCAGACGATCTTCAGCGCCGAGAACGTCAGCGCCGCCGACACCGCCTGGCCGGCCAAAGGCACGACCTTGGCGGCCTGCTTGGTCGTCAGCCGCACGCCGACGGTGCGCACGATGCGCAGCACGACGTCGCGCGTGACGAGGCGGCCGACGAGCACGCCGCCGCCGACGCTGATCGCCTTGTAGACGACGAGGCGCCGGTCGGGCGCCAGGCGTTCGACCTGCTCGGCGCTGAGGCCGAACTCGGCGTTGATCTCGGGCAGCAGCTTGACCAGCGTGCCGACGTCGGTGATCCAGTCGATGCCCGGGATCGGCACCGCGGCGACGCCGGCGGCCACCAGCGCCCGGCGGGTGACGAGGCGCCGTGCGCGTGCCGCGGCGGCTTCGATCTCGGCCTCGCTGCCGGGCACCACCACCCAGTCGCCGGGGGCGGCCATCGTCAGGGCCTCGCCGGCATCACGACGATGCCGTCCTCGTCGGCGACGACCCACTCGCCCGGCGCCACACGCACGCCCTGCACCTGCACCGGCAGGTCGCGCTGGCCTTCGTTGCGCTTGACGGTGGGCATCGGCATCGCGGCCAGCGCACGGATGCCGACGTCGCAGGCGGCCAGTTCGGCCAGGTCGCGCACCGCGCCGTCGACGACCAGGCCGGCCCAGCCGTTCCTGGCCGCCGCGGCGGCCAGGTTGCCGCCGACCAGCGCGCGGCGCCGCGAGCCCCCGCCGTCGACGACGAGTACGCGCCCGCGGCCCGGCTCGTCGAGCGCGGCCTTCACGAGGCTGTTGTCCTCGTGGCACTTGACCGTGCTCGCCGGGCCGGCGAAACGCACGCGGCCGCCGTAGCTCGTGAACACCGGCGGCAGCACGCGGAACTCGCCGCCGTCGCCGGCGTCCTTGTGTGCGTCGCAGAGGTCGCAAGTGGAGAAGTCGTCCATCGTCGGTCTCCCTGGGAAGAATCCTAAGCGCGCCGCGCAGGCCGCGGCCAAAGCCCCACGCCGGCCATCTAACGCGCCGGCTCGCGCGGCGCCGGCGGCAGCATCACGCGGTGCTCGCGCACCGTCTTCAGGATGATGGACGTGGACGTCTCGGCCAGCAGGCACAGACGCGACACCACGGCGTCGAGGTGGGCGACGTCGGTGACCGCGATCTCCAGCATCCAGCTGTCCTCGCCGGTGATGTTCCAGCCGTTGACGACCTCGGCCGTCTGCTCGATCAGTTCGAGCATGCGCGCGTAGTCGGTGCGGCCGACGCGCACCAGCGCGCGGATGCCGTAGCCCAGCGCGCCCAGGTCCACCGTCGCGCGGTAGCCGGTGATGACGCCGGCGGCTTCGAGCTTGCGCACGCGCTCGGCCACCGCCGGCTGGCTGAGGTGCACGC is a window encoding:
- the rraA gene encoding ribonuclease E activity regulator RraA yields the protein MDDFSTCDLCDAHKDAGDGGEFRVLPPVFTSYGGRVRFAGPASTVKCHEDNSLVKAALDEPGRGRVLVVDGGGSRRRALVGGNLAAAAARNGWAGLVVDGAVRDLAELAACDVGIRALAAMPMPTVKRNEGQRDLPVQVQGVRVAPGEWVVADEDGIVVMPARP
- a CDS encoding Lrp/AsnC family transcriptional regulator; protein product: MSYALDAYDTRLLAELQADARLSLAELGRRVHLSQPAVAERVRKLEAAGVITGYRATVDLGALGYGIRALVRVGRTDYARMLELIEQTAEVVNGWNITGEDSWMLEIAVTDVAHLDAVVSRLCLLAETSTSIILKTVREHRVMLPPAPREPAR